In the Magnolia sinica isolate HGM2019 chromosome 15, MsV1, whole genome shotgun sequence genome, one interval contains:
- the LOC131226709 gene encoding respiratory burst oxidase homolog protein E-like: protein MQRENNRRGSTRGEDFSSLLPYAAMASAFTNKLLKSKEQAEEYPFFIMEELNPKNFGYIMDMPQQLKVRLLEEVGEHDRERILSGATT from the exons ATGCAGAGGGAAAATAACAGGAGAGGAAGTACAAGAGgtgaggatttttcttctcttcttccataTGCAGCCATGGCGAGTGCTTTTACGAACAAGCTAttgaagtcgaaagaacaagcagAAGAATACCCCTTTTTTATCATGGAAGAACTCAACCCTAAAAATTTCGGCTACATCATG gacatgcctcaacaattgaaagtgAGGCTTCTAGAGGAAGTGGGAGAGCATGATAGAGAACGGATATTGTCT GGTGCAACAACATAA